Below is a window of Candidatus Margulisiibacteriota bacterium DNA.
TATAATTATGAGGATGATGGGTTTTTAAGTTTTGAGGCTGGTTTTGCTGAGATGAAAATAAAAGTTAGTTATGATATGGATAATAATTATATGAAAATTAGAAACCCTAAAGAGATGAGTTCTTCTCAAATAAAACAAAATATAATTAGTTTGAAAAAATCTGGTTTGGATCCCAAAAGTATGCTGGTTGAATATTACTTGAAATTCTCCTCATCGGTAGTAAATTTAGTGTTCGCATTACTTGGTGTTGTTTTTGTTTTAATTTTTGTAAAATCCTCGAAAGATGTTTGGGGTATAATTTTTAGTATAGCTTCTGCAATTTTAAGCATTTCTGTTTTCTTCTTTTTAACTGCCTATACAAGGGCTATGGGTATTGGAGGGTTTCTAAGTCCAGTTTTTGCAGCCTGGATTCCTACCTTTTTCTTTCTTTGTTTACTGCTTATTTTTTGGTTGTTTAGAAGAAGAACGTATTGAATTTAGGTCATATTTTATTTGAGCAAAAAACTAGGTAATAAAACAATTAACATTCTTTATAATAAATGCTATGATTGCTTTGTAAATAGGTATTTCGCCCGACCGTGTTGGTGATGCTTCTTGAGAGATGAGCCAACATAAAAAATACGGGAGCTGTACTTGAAATGGACTGCGGTTCATTTTGGGCAGTTTTAGAACAGACCTCGGTCTGACCCACTCTGGATTATTCTGGTTCAGAGAAAAGTAAGCACACGGCACGGTGGGGTATATGTTAAATATTTTTTGGGAAGAAACAATTAAAATATGAGTATAAAAGTTTTAATCGGCACACAGTGGGGAGATGAAGGTAAGGGAAAAATTACCGACCTTCTTGCAGAAAAAAGTGACGTAGTTATTAGGTATCAAGGCGGAAATAATGCTGGACATACTTTAGTTGTAAACGGAGAAGTATTTAAACTTCATTTAATTCCTTCAGGTGTTCTTTATAAAAATATTTTGTGCATTATTGGCAATGGAGTAGTCATAGATCCTGAGATTTTATTGAAAGAAATGGACGGGCTTGTTGCTCGAGGAGTTTCAGTAAACAATTTAAGAATCAGTGGCAATGCACATGTGATTCTTCCCTTTCATAGAATGCTAGACCATTTACAAGAAGAAGGTAGAACCCAGGATAATAAAATAGGGACAACTTCTCGTGGTATTGGCCCAGCGTATACAGATAAAATATCCCGAACCGGTGTTAGAATGATTGATTTATTAGATGAAAGCAAACTTTCTGACAGAATAAAAGAAAAAAATTGGGGAGAGCTTTTGGGTGTTACTGAACAACAAATTCACTCTGTTGTGCAAGATTTGTTAAAGTTTGGTGAACGATTGAAGTCTTATATTGTTGACTCTGTTTCTTTAATCCATAAGTTAAGAAAAGAAGGTAAAGAAATTTTTCTTGAGGGAGCTCAAGGCACAATGCTTGATGTTGATTTCGGCACATATCCATTTGTAACAAGTTCAAATCCAACAGCTGGTGGTGCTTGTACTGGCAGTGGCATTGGACCAACGATGATAGATGATGTTATTGGTGTTGTTAAGGCGTATACAACAAGAGTAGGAGAAGGACCGTTTCCAACTGAGCTCAAGGAAGAAATTGGAGCGTTCTTGAGAGAAAAAGGACTAGAGTTTGGTACAACGACTGGAAGAGCTAGAAGATGTGGTTGGCTTGATTTGGTCGTTCTGAAGTATTCAGCTAATGTAAATAGTTTAACTAAGATTGCTTTAACAAAAATAGATGTATTATCTGGCATGAAAGAATTAAAGATATGTAAAGCCTATAAAATAAACGGAAAAATTGTTTCTGATTTTCCTAGTGATCGAGAAATATTAGAAAAAGCTATTCCTGTATATGAAACTTTCAAAGGTTGGGATGAAGACATTTCAAACTGCAAGACATTTAAAGAGTTGCCTAAAAATGCACAAATTTATATTGAAGCCATTGAAAAAGAAATGGAAGTTCCGATTGATATTGTCTCTGTTGGAAGTGGCAGAGAAAGGACAATTATTAGATGAGAGAAAAGATAGTCTTAGCTTACAGTGGTGGATTAGACACTTCTGTTATTATTCCTTGGTTAATAGAAACTTACAATTATGATGTTATCGCTTTTGCTGCTGATGTTGGGCAGGGTGGAGAAGAGTTAGAAGGTCTCAGAGAGAAAGCAATCAAGAGTGGTGCTTCTAAATGTTATATAGAAGATCTTCGAGAAGAGTTTGCCAACGAATATATTTTACCTACACTTCAAGCAAGGGCAGTGTATGAAGGTAAGTATTTACTAGGAACATCTTTTTCTAGACCATTAATTGCCAAGAAACAGGTTGAAATAGCCCGAAAAGAAAACGCAACTGCAGTTGGCCATGGAGCTACGGGCAAAGGTAATGATCAAGTTAGATTTGAGCTTACTTTTATGGCTTTAGGTTCGGATTTGAAAATAGTTGCCCCCTGGAAGGATTCCAATTGGAACATTCAAAGCAGAGAAGATGCAGTAGAGTATGCTAATGCTAGGAATATTCCTATTCCAGTTTCAAAGGAAAAAATTTATTCAAGAGATAGAAACTTGTGGCATATAAGTCACGAAGGAGCAGAACTTGAAAACCCAGCAAACGAGCCAGACCAAAATAGAATATTTATGATTTCATCACCGCTTGAAAAAGCAGTAGATACGCCTGAATATGTGGAATTAGAATATAAACAGGGTGTGCCAATTAAATTGAATGGTAAGTCAATGAAGTTTTATGAGATCATAGAACAATTAAATTTAATAGGTGGCAAGCACGCAATAGGTCAAATTGATATTACTGAAAACAGACTAGTTGGCATGAAATCGCGTGGAGTTTATGAAACACCGGGTGGTTCAATTTTATATTTTGCTCAACATGCTTTAGAAACACTGGTTTTGGATAAAGATACTTTTCATTTTAAAGAACATGTAGCACTTAAATATGCAGAGCTTGTCTATAATGGATTTTGGTTTGCTACGCTGAGAGAATCGCTGGACGCTTTTATTAAAGAAACTCAGCATAATATGACTGGCAAAGTTAAAGTTAAATTATACAAAGGTAATATTATTTTATCTTCTGTTGAGTCGCCTTATAGCTTGTATAACGAGGAAATTGCTACTTTTGGAGCGAGTGAACTTTATGACCATAAAGATGCTACAGGTTTCATTAAGTTGCTGGGTTTACCGTTTAAGCTTAGAAAAAGATGAACGATAAGCTTTGGGGTGGAAGATTCTCAGAAGAAA
It encodes the following:
- a CDS encoding argininosuccinate synthase yields the protein MREKIVLAYSGGLDTSVIIPWLIETYNYDVIAFAADVGQGGEELEGLREKAIKSGASKCYIEDLREEFANEYILPTLQARAVYEGKYLLGTSFSRPLIAKKQVEIARKENATAVGHGATGKGNDQVRFELTFMALGSDLKIVAPWKDSNWNIQSREDAVEYANARNIPIPVSKEKIYSRDRNLWHISHEGAELENPANEPDQNRIFMISSPLEKAVDTPEYVELEYKQGVPIKLNGKSMKFYEIIEQLNLIGGKHAIGQIDITENRLVGMKSRGVYETPGGSILYFAQHALETLVLDKDTFHFKEHVALKYAELVYNGFWFATLRESLDAFIKETQHNMTGKVKVKLYKGNIILSSVESPYSLYNEEIATFGASELYDHKDATGFIKLLGLPFKLRKR
- a CDS encoding adenylosuccinate synthase codes for the protein MSIKVLIGTQWGDEGKGKITDLLAEKSDVVIRYQGGNNAGHTLVVNGEVFKLHLIPSGVLYKNILCIIGNGVVIDPEILLKEMDGLVARGVSVNNLRISGNAHVILPFHRMLDHLQEEGRTQDNKIGTTSRGIGPAYTDKISRTGVRMIDLLDESKLSDRIKEKNWGELLGVTEQQIHSVVQDLLKFGERLKSYIVDSVSLIHKLRKEGKEIFLEGAQGTMLDVDFGTYPFVTSSNPTAGGACTGSGIGPTMIDDVIGVVKAYTTRVGEGPFPTELKEEIGAFLREKGLEFGTTTGRARRCGWLDLVVLKYSANVNSLTKIALTKIDVLSGMKELKICKAYKINGKIVSDFPSDREILEKAIPVYETFKGWDEDISNCKTFKELPKNAQIYIEAIEKEMEVPIDIVSVGSGRERTIIR